In one Stenotrophomonas maltophilia genomic region, the following are encoded:
- a CDS encoding enoyl-CoA hydratase/isomerase family protein, producing the protein MTTDTVADEAPVLFEERVAGNGARIGIATLNAPRTLNGFSLPMAHLLLKQLNAWADDDGIAMVVLQGAGEKAFCAGGDLHSLYQSMRAFREAGRSDIRDNDYAAEFFDVEYRVDYLIHTYAKPILCWGHGIVMGGGIGLMSGASHRVVSERSKLAFPEITVGLFPDVGGSWLLPRVPGKGGLFLALTGALLNPGDAIYAGLADVHVAEARRSDVFDALLQVAWSRDAASNHERLGHLLQSYASDAATGPLLANAAKVDALCDGDDLDAIVEGIAHLQTEDAWLQAAQKTLAAGAPGSARLAFELQRRSAGQDLAAVYRLEYIVALHCAAHGDFAEGIRALLIDKDRTPSWNPGTLAEASALWADTFFASPWADAAHPLADLGTPAAERSLA; encoded by the coding sequence ATGACCACCGACACCGTTGCCGACGAAGCGCCGGTCCTGTTCGAAGAGCGCGTGGCCGGTAATGGCGCGCGCATCGGCATCGCCACGCTGAACGCGCCGCGCACGCTCAATGGCTTCTCGCTGCCGATGGCGCACCTGCTGCTGAAGCAGCTCAATGCCTGGGCCGACGACGACGGCATCGCGATGGTGGTGCTGCAGGGCGCCGGTGAAAAGGCGTTCTGCGCCGGCGGTGACCTGCACAGCCTGTACCAGAGCATGCGTGCATTCCGCGAGGCCGGCCGCAGCGATATCCGCGACAACGACTACGCGGCCGAGTTCTTCGACGTCGAGTACCGCGTGGATTACCTCATCCACACCTATGCCAAGCCGATCCTGTGCTGGGGCCATGGCATCGTCATGGGAGGGGGCATCGGCCTGATGTCCGGTGCCAGCCACCGCGTGGTCAGCGAGCGCTCCAAGCTCGCGTTCCCGGAGATCACCGTCGGTCTGTTCCCGGACGTGGGTGGCAGCTGGCTGCTGCCGCGCGTGCCGGGCAAGGGTGGCCTGTTCCTGGCCTTGACCGGTGCACTGCTCAACCCGGGCGATGCGATCTATGCCGGCCTGGCCGACGTGCACGTGGCCGAAGCGCGCCGCAGCGATGTGTTCGATGCACTGCTGCAGGTGGCCTGGTCACGCGACGCCGCGAGCAACCACGAGCGCCTGGGCCACCTGCTGCAATCGTATGCCAGCGATGCCGCGACCGGTCCGCTGCTGGCCAACGCGGCGAAGGTCGACGCACTGTGCGATGGCGATGACCTCGATGCCATCGTCGAAGGCATCGCCCACCTGCAGACCGAGGATGCCTGGCTGCAGGCCGCCCAGAAGACCCTCGCGGCCGGCGCGCCCGGTTCGGCGCGGCTGGCGTTCGAGCTGCAGCGCCGCAGTGCGGGCCAGGATCTGGCTGCAGTCTACCGCCTGGAATACATCGTCGCCCTGCACTGCGCTGCCCACGGCGATTTCGCCGAAGGCATCCGTGCGCTGCTGATCGACAAGGACCGCACGCCGTCGTGGAACCCCGGCACGCTGGCCGAAGCCAGCGCCCTGTGGGCAGATACGTTCTTCGCTTCGCCCTGGGCCGATGCCGCGCATCCGCTGGCCGACCTGGGTACCCCTGCCGCTGAAAGGAGCCTGGCATGA
- a CDS encoding cation diffusion facilitator family transporter, translating into MAPLYNRVMATDRPHFFDPTTEQGVLRLSIAGALLLALTAVVFGLLANSSLIIFDGIYGLIDVVMTWLSLLVARLIALSTNTDALQSRLNQRFTMGFWHLEPIVLGVSGTLMIGAALYALVNAVDALMSGGRHIALGPAMIFAALSLLAEAALGVFVLRANRRIGSEFIALDAKNWMIAASMSACYLVAFLGGALVRGTAWDWIGPYIDPAILAFVCVLVMIAPLGTVRRALAGILLVTPPELQAHVDAVARAIVARHGFVEHRSYVAQVGRGEQIELFFVVPADDPPRPLREWDQLRDEIGDALGEASPDRWLTIMFTTDREWTI; encoded by the coding sequence ATGGCTCCGCTCTACAATCGGGTCATGGCTACCGATCGCCCCCACTTCTTCGACCCCACCACCGAACAGGGGGTGCTGCGCCTGTCGATCGCCGGCGCACTGCTGCTGGCGCTGACTGCGGTGGTGTTCGGCCTGCTGGCCAATTCCTCGCTCATCATCTTCGATGGCATCTACGGGCTGATCGATGTGGTGATGACCTGGCTGTCGCTGCTGGTCGCGCGCCTGATCGCGCTGTCGACCAATACCGATGCGCTGCAGTCGCGCCTCAACCAGCGCTTCACAATGGGCTTCTGGCACCTGGAACCGATCGTGCTGGGCGTGAGCGGCACGCTGATGATCGGTGCGGCGCTGTATGCACTGGTCAATGCCGTGGACGCGCTGATGTCCGGCGGCCGCCACATCGCGCTGGGGCCGGCGATGATCTTCGCCGCGCTGTCCCTGCTGGCCGAGGCAGCGCTGGGCGTGTTCGTGCTGCGCGCCAACCGCCGCATCGGGTCGGAGTTCATCGCGCTGGACGCGAAGAACTGGATGATCGCGGCCAGCATGTCGGCCTGTTATCTGGTCGCCTTCCTGGGCGGCGCGCTGGTGCGTGGCACCGCGTGGGACTGGATCGGGCCGTACATCGACCCGGCCATCCTCGCCTTCGTCTGCGTACTGGTGATGATCGCGCCGCTGGGCACGGTGCGGCGGGCATTGGCCGGCATCCTGCTGGTGACTCCGCCGGAGCTGCAGGCCCACGTGGACGCAGTGGCGCGCGCGATCGTCGCCAGGCATGGCTTCGTCGAACACCGCAGCTATGTGGCGCAGGTGGGACGTGGCGAGCAGATCGAGCTGTTCTTCGTGGTCCCGGCCGATGATCCGCCGCGGCCCCTGCGGGAGTGGGACCAACTGCGTGACGAGATCGGCGATGCACTGGGCGAAGCCTCGCCGGACCGGTGGCTGACGATCATGTTCACCACCGATCGGGAATGGACGATCTAG
- a CDS encoding helix-turn-helix domain-containing protein, giving the protein MNLPSSQRQLGLRLLRLREQRGYSQIDLARALGLSASYLNQIERNKRPLTPAVQKKLGEVLGDVSALFDEDEPAALQESLAETLRDLGLADVSATELRALAGNLPQVSRALLDLHRRHLALREHAAALEFQLGEPGAGSTLPAGDQVREFFNRMHNHIPELDELAERLFAEWGLSPGHVAPRLRQLLADRHGVLVEVTALQAGREKRHYDAGARRLWLPDYLEPGQQAFQMAAELALHGYLPQIDAVIARAGFSDEARIAQARIGLSNYFAGALVMPYLRFLRAAEASSYDIELLAHQFGVGFEAVCHRLSTLARRSAPGLPFFFIRVDRAGNVSKRHSATDFHFSQVGGSCPLWIVYEAFNQPGRILTQTARMPDGRRHFWLARQVSSGPVGHGQPRKTFAVALGCDLQHAERLVYSLGLDVQSPGNSVSIGPGCRVCPREDCMQRAFAQLPGR; this is encoded by the coding sequence GTGAATCTACCATCCTCACAGCGCCAGCTGGGCCTGCGCCTGCTGCGCCTGCGCGAGCAGCGCGGCTACAGCCAGATCGACCTGGCCCGCGCCCTGGGCCTGTCTGCCAGCTACCTGAACCAGATCGAGCGCAACAAGCGCCCGTTGACGCCCGCCGTGCAGAAGAAGCTGGGGGAGGTGTTGGGCGACGTTTCCGCCCTGTTCGACGAGGATGAACCCGCGGCATTGCAGGAATCATTGGCCGAAACCCTGCGGGACCTGGGGCTGGCCGACGTCAGTGCCACCGAGCTGCGGGCACTGGCCGGCAACCTGCCGCAGGTGAGCCGGGCGCTGCTGGACCTGCATCGCCGCCACCTTGCGTTGCGGGAACATGCCGCCGCACTGGAGTTCCAGCTGGGCGAACCCGGTGCCGGCAGCACCCTGCCGGCGGGCGACCAGGTGCGCGAGTTCTTCAACCGCATGCACAACCACATCCCGGAGCTGGATGAGCTGGCCGAGCGGTTGTTCGCCGAATGGGGACTGTCGCCGGGGCACGTCGCCCCGCGCCTGCGCCAGTTGCTGGCCGATCGCCACGGCGTGCTGGTGGAAGTGACTGCCTTGCAGGCCGGGCGCGAGAAGCGCCACTACGATGCCGGTGCCCGCCGGCTGTGGCTGCCGGACTACCTGGAGCCGGGCCAGCAGGCCTTCCAGATGGCCGCCGAACTGGCACTGCACGGCTACCTGCCGCAGATCGATGCGGTGATTGCCCGCGCCGGATTCAGCGACGAGGCGCGCATCGCGCAGGCGCGCATCGGCCTGTCGAACTATTTCGCCGGGGCCCTGGTAATGCCCTACCTGCGCTTCCTGCGTGCGGCCGAAGCCAGCAGCTACGACATCGAGCTGCTGGCGCACCAGTTCGGTGTCGGCTTCGAAGCAGTCTGCCACCGGCTGAGCACGCTGGCCCGCCGCAGCGCGCCCGGCCTGCCGTTCTTCTTCATCCGTGTGGACCGCGCCGGCAACGTCTCCAAGCGTCACTCGGCCACCGACTTCCACTTCTCGCAGGTGGGTGGCTCATGCCCGCTGTGGATCGTCTACGAGGCGTTCAACCAGCCCGGCCGCATCCTGACCCAGACCGCGCGCATGCCCGATGGGCGGCGCCACTTCTGGCTGGCCCGGCAGGTCAGCAGCGGCCCGGTTGGTCACGGCCAACCACGCAAGACCTTCGCAGTAGCGCTGGGCTGCGACCTGCAGCATGCCGAGCGGCTGGTGTATTCGCTGGGGCTGGATGTGCAGAGCCCGGGCAATTCGGTGTCGATCGGCCCGGGTTGCCGGGTGTGCCCGCGCGAGGACTGCATGCAGCGCGCGTTCGCGCAGCTGCCGGGGCGATAG
- a CDS encoding acyl-CoA dehydrogenase family protein gives MSHSMTTELEEAQQAYREAARDFALAELAPHAARWDAEGIFPREAIAKAGELGFCGLYMDPEVGGSGLSRLDAAVVIEELASVDPSTAAYISIHNMASWMVSKWGQPALRDAWGNDLAAGIKLASYCLTEPGAGSDAASLKTTAVRDGDHFVLNGAKAFISGAGATELLVVMARTGGAGAGGVSAIAVPSDLPGISFGRKEEKMGWNSQPTRGITFENVRVPVSHLLGEEGGGFKLAMKGLDGGRINIAACSLGAAQGALDAARRYMGERRQFGKALAEFQALQFKLADMVTQLVAARQMVHTAARKLDAGASDANVWCAMAKRFATDAGFTVCNEALQIHGGYGYIREYPIERLLRDCRVHQILEGTNEIMRVIVARHLLNTEEELR, from the coding sequence ATGAGCCACTCGATGACGACGGAACTGGAAGAAGCGCAGCAGGCCTACCGCGAGGCCGCCCGCGACTTCGCACTGGCCGAACTGGCGCCGCACGCCGCGCGATGGGATGCGGAGGGCATCTTTCCGCGCGAGGCGATCGCCAAGGCCGGTGAACTGGGCTTCTGCGGTCTGTACATGGACCCGGAAGTGGGCGGCAGCGGCCTGAGCCGGCTGGACGCCGCCGTCGTCATCGAGGAGCTCGCCAGCGTCGATCCCTCGACCGCGGCCTACATCAGTATCCACAACATGGCCTCGTGGATGGTGTCCAAGTGGGGTCAGCCGGCACTGCGCGACGCGTGGGGCAACGATCTGGCGGCGGGCATCAAGCTGGCCTCGTACTGCCTGACCGAACCGGGCGCCGGTTCCGATGCCGCCTCGCTGAAAACCACCGCCGTGCGCGATGGCGACCACTTCGTGCTGAACGGCGCCAAGGCCTTCATCTCCGGCGCCGGCGCCACCGAACTGCTGGTGGTGATGGCGCGCACCGGCGGTGCCGGTGCCGGCGGCGTCAGCGCCATCGCGGTGCCGTCGGACCTGCCGGGCATCAGCTTCGGCCGCAAGGAAGAGAAGATGGGCTGGAACAGCCAGCCCACCCGTGGCATCACCTTCGAGAACGTCCGCGTGCCGGTCAGCCACCTTCTGGGAGAGGAAGGCGGTGGCTTCAAGCTGGCGATGAAGGGACTCGATGGCGGCCGCATCAACATCGCCGCCTGTTCGCTGGGTGCCGCGCAGGGCGCGCTGGATGCCGCACGCCGCTACATGGGCGAGCGTCGCCAGTTCGGCAAGGCGCTGGCCGAGTTCCAGGCACTGCAGTTCAAGCTGGCCGACATGGTCACCCAGCTGGTGGCCGCCCGGCAGATGGTGCATACCGCCGCGCGCAAGCTCGATGCCGGCGCCAGCGACGCCAACGTGTGGTGCGCAATGGCCAAGCGCTTCGCCACCGATGCCGGTTTCACTGTCTGCAACGAAGCGCTGCAGATCCACGGCGGCTACGGCTACATCCGCGAATACCCGATCGAACGCCTGCTGCGTGACTGCCGCGTGCACCAGATCCTGGAAGGCACCAACGAGATCATGCGGGTGATCGTTGCCCGTCACCTGCTCAACACCGAAGAGGAACTGCGATGA
- a CDS encoding CoA-acylating methylmalonate-semialdehyde dehydrogenase encodes MTVAAPRIRMLIDGQFVESATSHWQDVINPATQDVLAQVPFATTAEVDAAVAAAKEAFKTWRKTPIGTRARIFLKYQQLIRENMSELAHILTAEQGKTLPDAEGDVFRGLEVVEHAAAIGNLQLGELANNVANGVDTYTIMQPLGVCAGITPFNFPAMIPLWMFPMAIATGNTFILKPSEQDPMVTMRLVELALEAGIPKGVLNVVHGGEEVVNAICDHPDIKAVSFVGSTRVGTHVYNRASLAGKRVQCMMGAKNHAVVLPDANKEQTLNAMVGAAFGAAGQRCMAASTLVLVGEARGWVQDLVAKAKTLKVSGGTVSGTDVGPVISCSARERVEGLIASGVEQGAQLVLDGRNPQVDGFEKGNFVGPTIFAGVTTDMRIYQEEIFGPVLVILEAETLEDAIAMVNSNPNGNGTALFTQSGAAARRFQEDIDVGQVGINVPIPVPVPLFSFTGSRASKLGDLGPYGKQVVLFYTQTKTVTARWFDDETLSHGVNTTISLK; translated from the coding sequence ATGACTGTTGCAGCGCCCCGTATCCGCATGCTGATCGATGGCCAGTTCGTCGAATCGGCGACCTCCCACTGGCAGGACGTGATCAACCCGGCCACCCAGGACGTGCTGGCCCAGGTCCCGTTCGCCACCACCGCTGAAGTGGACGCTGCCGTGGCCGCCGCCAAGGAAGCGTTCAAGACCTGGCGCAAGACCCCGATCGGCACCCGTGCGCGCATCTTCCTGAAGTACCAGCAGCTGATCCGCGAGAACATGAGCGAGCTGGCGCACATCCTCACTGCCGAACAGGGCAAGACCCTGCCGGATGCCGAAGGCGATGTGTTCCGCGGCCTGGAAGTGGTCGAGCACGCCGCCGCCATCGGCAACCTGCAGCTGGGCGAGCTGGCCAACAACGTGGCCAACGGCGTGGATACCTACACGATCATGCAGCCGCTGGGCGTGTGCGCCGGCATCACCCCGTTCAACTTCCCGGCGATGATTCCGCTGTGGATGTTCCCGATGGCCATCGCCACCGGCAACACCTTCATTCTCAAGCCGTCCGAGCAGGACCCGATGGTCACCATGCGCCTGGTTGAACTGGCGCTGGAAGCCGGCATTCCGAAGGGCGTGCTGAATGTGGTCCACGGTGGCGAGGAAGTGGTCAACGCGATCTGCGACCACCCGGACATCAAGGCGGTCTCCTTCGTGGGTTCCACCCGCGTGGGTACCCACGTGTACAACCGTGCGTCGCTGGCCGGCAAGCGCGTGCAGTGCATGATGGGCGCCAAGAACCACGCCGTGGTGCTGCCGGATGCCAACAAGGAGCAGACCCTCAATGCGATGGTCGGTGCCGCCTTCGGTGCCGCCGGCCAGCGCTGCATGGCGGCCTCTACGCTGGTGCTGGTGGGTGAAGCGCGCGGCTGGGTGCAGGATCTGGTGGCCAAGGCCAAGACCCTGAAGGTCAGCGGTGGCACCGTGTCCGGTACCGATGTCGGCCCGGTGATTTCCTGCAGCGCGCGCGAGCGCGTGGAAGGCCTGATCGCCTCGGGCGTGGAGCAGGGCGCGCAGCTGGTGCTCGATGGCCGCAATCCGCAGGTCGATGGCTTCGAGAAGGGCAACTTCGTCGGCCCGACCATCTTTGCCGGTGTCACCACCGACATGCGCATCTACCAGGAAGAAATCTTCGGGCCGGTGCTGGTGATCCTGGAAGCGGAAACGCTGGAAGACGCCATCGCGATGGTCAACAGCAACCCGAACGGCAACGGCACCGCACTGTTCACCCAGTCCGGCGCCGCCGCGCGCAGGTTCCAGGAAGACATCGACGTCGGCCAGGTCGGCATCAACGTGCCGATCCCGGTGCCGGTGCCGCTGTTCTCCTTCACTGGTTCGCGCGCCTCCAAGCTGGGTGACCTGGGCCCGTACGGCAAGCAGGTGGTGCTGTTCTACACCCAGACCAAGACCGTCACCGCGCGCTGGTTCGATGACGAGACGCTGAGCCACGGCGTCAACACCACGATCAGCCTGAAGTAA
- the mmsB gene encoding 3-hydroxyisobutyrate dehydrogenase: MSRIAFIGLGNMGGPMAANLVKNGHTVRVFDLVPAAVQAAVDAGAGAASSARDTLADAEVVISMLPASRHVEGLYLGDDGILAAIPAGALVIDCSTIAPASARKVSEAAAARGLQMIDAPVSGGTAGAQAGTLTFIVGGEEDALERARPVLQAMGRNIFHVGASGAGQVAKLCNNMALGVIMAVTGEAIALGVAHGLDPKVLSQMMAVSTGRSWATEVCNPWPGVLENAPASRGYSGGFGSDLMLKDMGLAVEAAMSVGASIPLGEVARNLYSMNHQAGRGKLDFSSVVQLITSEK; this comes from the coding sequence ATGAGCCGCATTGCATTCATTGGGTTGGGCAACATGGGTGGCCCGATGGCCGCCAATCTGGTCAAGAACGGCCACACCGTGCGCGTGTTCGATCTGGTGCCGGCCGCCGTGCAGGCCGCCGTCGACGCCGGTGCCGGTGCCGCGTCGTCAGCACGTGACACCCTGGCCGACGCCGAGGTGGTGATCTCGATGCTGCCGGCCAGTCGCCACGTCGAAGGCCTGTACCTCGGCGATGACGGCATTCTCGCCGCGATTCCGGCCGGCGCGCTGGTCATCGATTGCAGCACGATCGCTCCGGCCAGCGCCCGCAAGGTGTCCGAAGCGGCGGCCGCACGCGGCCTGCAGATGATCGATGCGCCGGTTTCCGGCGGCACGGCCGGTGCCCAGGCCGGCACCCTCACCTTCATCGTCGGTGGTGAGGAGGATGCACTGGAGCGTGCGCGCCCGGTGCTGCAGGCGATGGGCAGGAACATCTTCCACGTTGGCGCCAGTGGTGCCGGCCAGGTGGCCAAGCTGTGCAACAACATGGCGCTGGGCGTGATCATGGCCGTCACCGGCGAGGCCATCGCACTGGGCGTGGCGCACGGTCTGGACCCGAAGGTGCTGTCGCAGATGATGGCGGTGAGCACCGGCCGCAGCTGGGCCACCGAAGTGTGCAATCCGTGGCCGGGCGTGCTGGAGAATGCGCCGGCCTCGCGTGGCTACAGCGGCGGCTTCGGGAGCGACCTGATGCTCAAGGACATGGGCCTGGCAGTGGAAGCGGCGATGAGTGTCGGCGCCTCGATCCCGCTGGGTGAAGTGGCCCGCAACCTGTATTCGATGAATCATCAGGCCGGGCGCGGCAAGCTGGATTTCTCCAGCGTCGTACAGCTCATCACCAGCGAGAAGTAA
- a CDS encoding response regulator transcription factor, with the protein MRILLVEDEAPLRETLAARLKREGFAVDAAQDGEEGLYMGREVPFDVGIIDLGLPKMSGMELIKALRDEGKKFPVLILTARSSWQDKVEGLKQGADDYLVKPFHVEELLARVNALLRRAAGWSKPTLECGPVALDLAAQTVSVSGSNVDLTSYEYKVLEYLMMHAGELVSKADLTEHIYQQDFDRDSNVLEVFIGRLRKKLDPDGELKPIETVRGRGYRFAIPRNEG; encoded by the coding sequence ATGCGTATCCTTCTGGTCGAAGACGAAGCCCCGCTGCGTGAGACCCTGGCAGCCCGGCTCAAGCGCGAAGGCTTTGCCGTCGATGCTGCGCAGGACGGCGAGGAAGGCCTCTACATGGGGCGCGAAGTCCCGTTCGACGTCGGCATCATCGACCTCGGCCTGCCCAAGATGTCGGGCATGGAGCTGATCAAGGCGCTGCGTGACGAGGGCAAGAAGTTCCCGGTGCTGATCCTGACCGCGCGGTCGAGCTGGCAGGACAAGGTCGAGGGCCTGAAGCAGGGCGCCGACGATTACCTGGTCAAGCCGTTCCACGTCGAAGAGCTGCTGGCCCGCGTCAACGCGCTGCTGCGCCGCGCCGCCGGCTGGAGCAAGCCGACCCTGGAATGCGGCCCGGTCGCCCTGGATCTCGCCGCGCAGACGGTCAGCGTTTCCGGCAGCAATGTCGACCTGACCAGCTACGAGTACAAGGTGCTGGAGTACCTGATGATGCATGCCGGTGAACTGGTCTCCAAGGCCGACCTCACCGAGCACATCTACCAGCAGGACTTCGACCGCGACTCGAACGTGCTGGAAGTGTTCATCGGCCGCCTGCGCAAGAAGCTGGACCCGGACGGCGAGCTGAAGCCGATCGAGACCGTGCGCGGCCGCGGCTACCGTTTCGCGATCCCGCGCAACGAGGGCTGA
- the dusA gene encoding tRNA dihydrouridine(20/20a) synthase DusA: MPVSTINAPMTSATARYAESLRLSVAPMMDWTDRHCRVFHRVLAPGARLYTEMVHANAVIHGDRERLLGFDRSEQPLALQLGGSDPALLAQAARIAADWGYDEVNLNCGCPSDRVQAGRFGACLMREPVLVAECVAAMVHAVDIPVTVKCRLGVDEDNEYEAFASFVDRQVAAGAAMVVVHARNAWLKGLSPKENRDVPPLKYDWAYRLKQERPALPVVLNGGLASIEAVQAQAGHVDGVMLGRAAYHDPYLLHQLEALHTGTPLRSRADLLRALRPYVEARLGEGMALKHITRHLLGLFHGQPGGRAFRQVLSEGAHRPGADWTLVEQALAVTERDADRAAA, encoded by the coding sequence ATGCCGGTCTCCACGATCAACGCCCCGATGACGTCCGCCACCGCCCGTTACGCCGAATCCCTGCGCCTGTCCGTCGCCCCGATGATGGACTGGACGGACCGCCATTGCCGCGTGTTCCATCGCGTGCTGGCTCCCGGGGCGCGGCTGTACACGGAGATGGTGCACGCCAACGCGGTCATCCATGGTGACCGCGAGCGCCTGCTCGGCTTCGACCGCAGCGAACAGCCGCTGGCCCTGCAGCTGGGTGGCAGCGATCCGGCCCTGCTGGCGCAGGCCGCGCGCATCGCCGCGGACTGGGGCTACGACGAGGTCAACCTCAACTGCGGCTGCCCGTCCGATCGCGTGCAGGCGGGCCGCTTCGGTGCCTGCCTGATGCGCGAGCCGGTGCTGGTGGCCGAATGCGTGGCCGCGATGGTCCATGCGGTCGACATCCCGGTGACCGTGAAGTGCCGTCTGGGCGTGGATGAGGACAACGAGTACGAGGCGTTCGCCAGCTTCGTCGATCGCCAGGTCGCTGCCGGTGCAGCGATGGTGGTGGTGCACGCGCGCAATGCCTGGCTGAAGGGCCTGTCGCCCAAGGAGAACCGTGACGTTCCGCCGCTGAAGTACGACTGGGCCTACCGCCTGAAGCAGGAGCGGCCCGCGCTGCCGGTGGTGCTCAATGGCGGCCTGGCCAGCATCGAAGCCGTGCAGGCCCAGGCCGGCCATGTCGATGGCGTGATGCTGGGCCGGGCCGCGTACCACGATCCCTATCTGCTGCATCAGCTGGAAGCGCTGCACACCGGTACGCCGCTGCGGTCGCGCGCGGATCTGCTGCGCGCGCTGCGCCCGTATGTCGAGGCCCGTCTGGGCGAGGGCATGGCCCTGAAGCACATCACCCGTCACCTGCTCGGCCTGTTCCATGGGCAGCCCGGTGGGCGCGCGTTCCGCCAGGTATTGAGCGAGGGTGCGCACCGTCCAGGCGCCGACTGGACATTGGTCGAACAGGCCCTTGCCGTCACCGAGCGCGACGCTGACCGTGCCGCTGCGTGA
- a CDS encoding enoyl-CoA hydratase, whose product MKDWRTQEHVGLKVEADGHTAVVTLHNPPAHTWTVHSLSALRDLVAALNADRDIYALVITGDGEKFFSAGADLNQFASGDKAAAREAARRFGEAFEALSGFRGVSIAAINGYAMGGGLECALACDLRIIEDHAQVALPEATVGLLPCAGGTQNLPRLVGEGWAKRMILLGERINAETALRIGLAEEKVGKGESKALALEWAKKAGKQSPTSIAACKTLVQSTRTGTHASALVAEREAFVDLFDTADQVEGVNAFLEKRAAQWKNA is encoded by the coding sequence ATGAAGGATTGGCGTACCCAGGAGCACGTGGGCCTGAAGGTCGAGGCCGATGGCCACACCGCCGTGGTCACCCTGCACAACCCGCCGGCGCATACCTGGACCGTGCACAGCCTGTCCGCGCTGCGCGACCTGGTGGCTGCGCTCAATGCGGACCGCGACATCTACGCGCTGGTGATCACCGGTGATGGCGAGAAGTTCTTCTCCGCCGGCGCGGATCTGAACCAGTTCGCCTCCGGCGACAAGGCCGCCGCGCGCGAGGCCGCACGCCGCTTCGGCGAAGCCTTCGAGGCGCTGTCCGGCTTCCGCGGCGTGTCGATCGCCGCAATCAACGGCTATGCGATGGGCGGCGGGCTGGAATGCGCGCTGGCCTGCGACCTGCGCATCATCGAAGACCATGCCCAGGTCGCGCTGCCGGAGGCCACCGTCGGCCTGCTGCCGTGCGCCGGTGGTACCCAGAACCTGCCTCGGCTGGTGGGCGAGGGCTGGGCCAAGCGCATGATCCTGCTGGGCGAGCGCATCAATGCCGAGACCGCGCTGCGCATCGGCCTGGCCGAGGAGAAGGTCGGCAAGGGCGAGTCCAAGGCGCTGGCGCTGGAATGGGCGAAGAAGGCCGGCAAGCAGAGCCCGACCAGCATCGCGGCCTGCAAGACGCTGGTGCAGTCCACCCGCACCGGCACCCATGCCTCGGCGCTGGTGGCCGAACGCGAGGCCTTCGTCGATCTGTTCGATACCGCCGACCAGGTCGAGGGCGTGAACGCCTTCCTGGAAAAGCGCGCCGCGCAGTGGAAGAACGCATGA
- a CDS encoding organic hydroperoxide resistance protein — translation MSIEKVLYTAQATSTGGREGRSVSSDNVLDIQLSTPRELGGAGGPGTNPEQLFAAGYSACFLGALKFVAGQAKVALPADTTVTGKVGIGQIPTGFGIEAELTINVPGVPREQVEALVQKAHIVCPYSNATRGNIDVTLIVA, via the coding sequence ATGTCCATCGAAAAGGTTCTGTACACCGCCCAGGCGACCTCCACCGGCGGCCGCGAAGGCCGTTCCGTCTCCTCCGACAACGTGCTCGACATCCAGCTGTCGACCCCGCGCGAGCTGGGCGGCGCGGGCGGCCCGGGCACCAACCCGGAGCAGCTGTTCGCCGCCGGCTACTCGGCCTGCTTCCTGGGCGCGCTGAAGTTCGTGGCCGGCCAGGCCAAGGTCGCGCTGCCGGCCGACACCACCGTGACCGGCAAGGTGGGCATCGGCCAGATCCCGACCGGCTTCGGCATCGAGGCCGAGCTGACCATCAACGTGCCGGGCGTGCCGCGCGAGCAGGTTGAAGCGCTTGTGCAGAAGGCGCATATCGTGTGCCCGTACTCGAATGCTACCCGCGGCAACATCGACGTGACGCTGATCGTCGCCTGA